Proteins co-encoded in one Candidatus Blochmannia sp. SNP genomic window:
- a CDS encoding N-acetylmuramoyl-L-alanine amidase: MKLKYEIVFVIMILSKYLCVEPIIASTLSAISVTNNKNQSTVMLDCAIVPVYMIFSLHNPERIVIDLLTASKFEKDIFPINFNGANLVRCIRTNVSINHQNIRIVLDLTCPSNIGTVTQKQIKENYRLILTILKKKTFTVTDDINLHEMPPIMVRKTPAHVNNVINHQKKIIDTQFKKNQNPKQVLSPIIVAIDAGHGGQDPGAMGRHGGICEKNITISIAKKLKMLLDLDPSFKAVMIRDGDYFLSVMERSNLARKRGANVLISIHADSALNTNVRGASVWVLSERRAKSEMIHLLQCSEKHSELLGGLGDILTSYCNDPYFSHVVLDLQFGYAKRVGYDIAVHVLHQLKNITTLHKNTPEYSSFAVLRSPDIPSILVETGFISNIKEEYLLISNLYQEKIANALYKGLRSYFIKSQKKPLDSSQVKKTYVAAS; the protein is encoded by the coding sequence ATGAAGTTGAAATATGAAATAGTTTTTGTAATAATGATCTTGTCAAAATATTTATGTGTAGAACCTATAATAGCATCAACTCTTAGTGCAATCTCGGTTACAAATAATAAAAATCAATCTACGGTAATGCTAGATTGTGCTATTGTCCCCGTGTATATGATATTTTCTTTGCACAATCCAGAAAGAATTGTGATAGATCTTCTAACAGCATCCAAATTTGAAAAAGATATATTTCCAATAAATTTTAACGGTGCTAATTTAGTTAGATGTATTCGAACAAACGTATCTATTAATCATCAAAATATACGTATAGTATTAGATTTAACTTGTCCTTCAAATATAGGAACAGTAACACAAAAGCAAATAAAAGAAAATTATCGTCTTATATTAACAATTTTGAAAAAGAAAACATTTACTGTAACTGATGATATAAATCTTCATGAGATGCCACCTATTATGGTTCGTAAAACCCCCGCACATGTAAATAACGTAATAAATCACCAAAAAAAAATAATAGATACACAATTTAAAAAAAATCAAAATCCCAAACAAGTATTGTCTCCGATTATTGTAGCAATCGATGCCGGACATGGAGGACAAGATCCAGGAGCTATGGGACGACATGGTGGGATATGTGAAAAAAATATTACGATTAGCATAGCTAAAAAACTAAAAATGTTATTGGATTTGGATCCAAGTTTTAAAGCCGTAATGATCCGAGATGGAGACTATTTTTTATCGGTTATGGAACGTTCTAATTTGGCGCGAAAAAGAGGAGCAAATGTTTTAATTTCTATTCATGCGGATTCTGCTTTAAATACTAATGTTAGAGGAGCGTCAGTTTGGGTGCTATCTGAGCGTCGTGCTAAAAGCGAAATGATACATTTGTTACAATGCAGTGAAAAACATTCAGAGCTATTAGGAGGATTAGGAGATATACTAACTAGTTATTGCAATGATCCATATTTTAGCCATGTAGTTTTGGATTTACAGTTTGGTTATGCTAAACGAGTAGGATACGATATTGCGGTGCATGTATTACATCAATTAAAAAATATTACTACCTTACATAAAAATACACCTGAGTATTCTAGTTTTGCTGTATTGCGATCTCCCGATATTCCATCTATTTTAGTAGAAACTGGATTTATTAGTAATATAAAAGAAGAGTATCTTCTCATTAGTAATCTTTATCAAGAAAAAATAGCTAATGCTTTGTATAAAGGTTTACGTTCTTATTTCATAAAATCACAAAAAAAACCGTTAGATTCCTCACAAGTAAAAAAAACATATGTTGCTGCAAGTTAA
- the tsaE gene encoding tRNA (adenosine(37)-N6)-threonylcarbamoyltransferase complex ATPase subunit type 1 TsaE — MKKCVLMLSDESKTLLLGAILASVCIRSCVIYLNGYVGSGKSVLCKGFLHALGHVGHINSPTYTLIESYILTHWNVCHFDFYRLTSSEELEYMGIRDYFDGQTVCLIEWPKQGMEILPTEDISVTMNYHDCEKSRKVVIKSFSNLGHRMLDDLLAYWKLHV, encoded by the coding sequence ATGAAAAAATGTGTATTGATGTTGTCTGATGAATCAAAAACCTTGCTATTAGGTGCTATATTGGCTTCTGTTTGTATTCGAAGCTGTGTGATTTATTTAAATGGTTATGTGGGATCAGGAAAATCTGTTTTGTGTAAAGGATTTTTACATGCATTAGGACATGTTGGACATATAAATAGTCCAACTTATACTTTGATTGAATCTTATATTCTAACACATTGGAATGTGTGTCATTTTGATTTTTATCGATTAACTTCTTCAGAAGAACTTGAATATATGGGAATTAGAGACTATTTTGATGGACAGACTGTATGTTTAATAGAATGGCCAAAACAAGGAATGGAAATTTTACCAACAGAAGATATTTCAGTGACAATGAATTATCATGATTGTGAAAAATCCAGAAAAGTAGTTATAAAATCTTTTAGTAATTTAGGCCATAGAATGCTGGATGATTTATTAGCATATTGGAAATTGCATGTATGA
- the orn gene encoding oligoribonuclease has product MHDKNLIWIDLEMTGLDPEQDRILEIATVITDSELNILSEGPVVVIHQSEYQLSLMNDWNVRVHSSTGLLKKVKYSKLDEIDASSLTVKFLKDWVPFKKSPICGSSIAQDRRFLFRYMPELESYFNHHYLDVSTIKELMIRWRPDLISGLKLHKTHRALEDIRESIIELIYYRKYFMKL; this is encoded by the coding sequence ATGCATGATAAGAATTTAATATGGATTGATTTAGAGATGACTGGATTAGATCCGGAGCAAGATCGTATTTTGGAAATAGCTACAGTTATTACTGATAGTGAATTGAATATTTTATCGGAAGGTCCTGTTGTAGTGATACATCAATCTGAATATCAGTTATCTTTAATGAATGATTGGAATGTACGTGTTCATAGTTCTACTGGATTATTAAAAAAAGTTAAATATAGCAAACTAGATGAGATAGACGCATCTAGTTTAACAGTGAAATTTTTAAAAGATTGGGTGCCTTTTAAAAAATCACCGATATGTGGAAGCAGTATAGCTCAGGATCGCCGGTTCTTATTTCGATACATGCCAGAATTAGAATCATATTTTAATCATCATTACTTGGATGTTAGTACTATTAAAGAATTAATGATTCGTTGGAGACCAGATTTGATATCTGGATTGAAATTACATAAAACTCATCGTGCATTGGAAGATATTCGTGAATCCATTATAGAATTGATATATTATCGTAAATATTTTATGAAATTATAA